The following proteins are co-located in the Salvelinus namaycush isolate Seneca chromosome 33, SaNama_1.0, whole genome shotgun sequence genome:
- the LOC120027594 gene encoding ubiquitin-protein ligase E3C-like — protein sequence MSFSFEGDFKTRPKVSLGGVSKKEEKASLLHRTQEERRKREDERRRLKNAIIIQSYIRGYHDRKQQYAIQRGNFDRCVCQAQSEGGPPISDAASLSLLTRQLLFFYRQSEDSQRLIWICQNLVKHNGQFVKLLAGPERQTCVFQIKRVLGFCCRLLQTCKDDSLNVAVPMRMLEIYSSERTYLPVLQDVNCVASLIEQILHYMVQKGYYRSLYILVNHKLPSSLEYSDAPSGAHAIPLAGTLLEHTLKPLHFTYSSCTTGARQFVFAAFTEEFISAPFTEQIFHFFIPALSDPRLHFPFEAFLGSLQATVVSSAAAQKQAPWLFYFVLSAGETCLGSLSEDGLQLYLRALQTLLPLLPVSESTSRPEVISDSEDEEDTDIQAPSTQHDSYRISVQLITEECVHKLDTKQQTNALLNLVWRDSASEEVFTMMASICHTLMVQHRMMVPKVRLLYSLAFNARFLRHLWHLIQSMTTKMITGSMVPLLQVISRGSPMSLEDSNRIIPLFYLFSSLFSHSLISVHDSEFFGYPMEGHGHSNTSMMPFTLSELVTLSRLLRDACLGIIKLAYPETKTEHREEYMAAFRSVGVKTNTEVQQRIQAEQKRWVQLFKVITNLVKMVKARDIRRPFCPAGHWLAEEVNIRADKVTQLYVPSARHVWRTRRMGRIGPLQSTLDVGMEPPQLSVSEERHLAILTELPFVVPFEERVKIFQRLIYADKRDVQGDGPFLDGINVTIRRNYIYEDAYDKLSPENEADLKKRIRVHLLNAHGLDEAGIDGGGIFREFLNELLKSGFNPNQGFFKTTNEGLLYPSPTAQMLVGDSFARHYYFLGRILGKALYENMLVELPFASFFLSKLLGTSADVDIHHLASLDPEMYRNLLFLKSYEDDVEDLGLNFTIVNNDLGEAQVVELKPGGKDIPVSTANRIAYIHLVADYRLNKQIRPHCLAFRQGLANVVNLEWLRMFDQQEIQVLISGAHVPICLDDLKTFTNYSGGYTATHPVITIFWEVVESFTDEEKRKLLKFVTSCSRPPLLGFKELYPAFCIHNGGNDLERLPTASTCMNLLKLPEFCDQHLMRNKLLYAIESSAGFELS from the exons ATGAGCTTCAGTTTTGAGGGAGATTTCAAAACAAGACCCAAGGTGTCTCTTGGGGGAGTGAGTAAAAAG GAGGAAAAAGCATCTCTCCTACACCGGACACAAGAGgaaaggagaaaaagagag GATGAAAGACGAAGATTGAAGAATGCAATTATCATTCAATCCTATATACGAGGATACCATGACCGAAAACAGCAA TATGCCATCCAGAGGGGCAACTTTGACCGCTGCGTCTGCCAGGCACAGTCAGAAGGTGGACCGCCAATCTCCGACGCTGCCAGTCTCAGTCTCTTAACAAGGCAACTGCTATTTTTCTACAGACAGAGTGAGGACTCTCAGAGATTG atATGGATTTGTCAGAACCTAGTGAAACACAATGGGCAGTTTGTGAAGCTGCTGGCGGGGCCCGAAAGACAGACGTGTGTGTTTCAGATCAAGAGGGTCCTGGGCTTCTGCTGCAG ACTTCTACAAACCTGCAAGGATGACAGTTTGAATGTTGCCGTTCCCATGAGGATGCTGGAGATCTATTCCTCAGAGAGAACCTATCTCCCTGTCCTTCAAGACGTTAATTGTGTGGCATCGTTAATCGAGCAGATTTTGCACTATATGGTACAGAAAG gatACTACAGGTCGCTTTATATTCTAGTGAATCACAAGCTCCCTTCCAGTCTGGAGTACAGTGATGCTCCCTCTGGAGCACACGCTATCCCCTTGGCAGGCACACTGCTGGAGCACACGCTGAAGCCCCTGCACTTTACCTATTCCTCCTGCACAACAGGCGCAAG GCAGTTTGTGTTTGCAGCCTTCACGGAGGAGTTCATCTCGGCGCCGTTCACGGAGCAGATCTTTCACTTCTTTATTCCGGCGCTGTCCGACCCGCGCCTCCACTTCCCCTTTGAGGCCTTCCTGGGCTCCCTGCAGGCCACTGTAGTCTCCTCCGCAGCGGCGCAGAAACAGGCGCCGTGGCTCTTCTACTTTGTCCTCTCAGCCGGGGAGACGTGCCTGG GTTCCCTGTCAGAGGATGGCCTTCAGCTATACCTGCGTGCTCTGCAGACCCTCCTACCCCTCCTTCCCGTGTCAGAGAGCACCAGCAGGCCGGAGGTCATTAGTGACTCTGAGGACGAGGAGGACACCGACATCCAGGCTCCGTCCACACAG CACGACAGTTATCGGATATCGGTGCAGCTGATCACGGAGGAGTGCGTCCACAAGCTGGACACCAAGCAGCAGACCAACGCGCTGCTCAACCTGGTGTGGAGGGACTCGGCCAGCGAAGAGGTCTTCACCATGATGGCCTCCATTTGCCACACGCTCATGGTGCAGCACCGCATGATGGTGCCTAAAGTCAG GCTTCTGTACAGTTTAGCGTTCAACGCACGTTTCCTGAGACATCTCTGGCACCTGATACAGTCCATGACTACCAAAATGATTACAGG GTCCATGGTTCCGCTGCTGCAGGTCATCTCCCGGGGGTCTCCCATGTCTCTGGAAGACTCCAATCGCATCATTCCCCTCTTCTACCTCTTCAGTTCCCTCTTCAGTCACTCGCTCATCTCTGTGCACGACAGCGAGTTCTTTGGCTACCCCATGGAAGGTCATG GCCACAGCAATACGTCCATGATGCCGTTCACATTGTCCGAGCTGGTGACCCTGTCTCGGTTACTAAGGGACGCTTGTCTGGGCATTATCAAGCTGGCCTACCCAGAGACCAAGACGGAGCACCGCGAGGAGTACATGGCTGCCTTCCGCAGCGTGGGGGTCAAGACAAACACAGAGGTGCAGCAGCGCATCCAGGCCGAGCAGAAACGTTGGGTCCAGCTCTTCAAG GTCATCACTAACTTGGTAAAGATGGTGAAGGCTCGTGACATCAGACGACCATTCTGTCCAGCAGGCCATTGGCTTGCTGAAGAGGTCAACATCCGAGCAGATAAG GTGACCCAGTTGTACGTCCCTTCAGCCAGACACGTGTGGAGGACGCGGAGGATGGGACGCATCGGGCCCCTGCAGTCCACACTGGATG TGGGGATGGAGCCTCCACAGCTGTCTGTGTCTGAGGAGAGACACTTGGCCATCCTGACTGAGCTGCCCTTCGTCGTGCCCTTTGAGGAGCGAGTCAAG ATCTTCCAGAGACTGATCTACGCGGACAAGCGGGACGTCCAGGGAGACGGGCCGTTTCTGGACGGGATCAACGTCACCATCAGACGGAACTACATCTACGAGGACGCCTACGACAAGCTCTCCCCAGAAAACG AGGCGGACCTGAAGAAACGTATCCGGGTGCACCTGCTCAACGCCCACGGCCTGGACGAGGCGGGCATCGATGGAGGGGGCATCTTCCGTGAATTCCTCAACGAGCTGCTCAAGTCGGGCTTCAACCCCAACCAGGGGTTCTTCAAGACCACCAACGAGGGCCTTCTCTACCCCAGCCCCACCGCCCAGATGCTGGTGGGGGACTCCTTCGCCAGACACTACTACTTCCTGGGACGGATACTGGGGAAG GCCCTGTATGAGAACATGCTGGTGGAGCTGCCATTTGCCAGTTTCTTCCTGTCGAAGCTGCTGGGAACCAGTGCAGATGTGGACATCCACCACCTGGCCTCGCTGGACCCCGAGATGTACCGCAACCTGCTCTTCCTCAAGAGCTACGAGGACGATGTGGAGGACCTGGGACTCAACTTCACCATCGTCAACAATGACCTGGGAGAGGCacag GTGGTTGAGCTGAAGCCGGGAGGGAAGGACATCCCTGTGTCCACGGCCAACAGGATAGCATACATCCATTTAGTGGCTGATTACCGACTCAACAAACAGATCAGGCCCCACTGCCTGGCCTTCAGACAGGGCCTGGCCAACGTGGTAAACCTGGAGTGGCTGCGCATGTTTGACCAGCAGGAGATCCAG GTTTTGATATCTGGAGCTCATGTGCCCATTTGCCTTGACGACCTGAAGACGTTTACAAACTACTCAG GTGGTTACACTGCCACCCACCCTGTCATTACCATCTTCTGGGAGGTGGTAGAGAGCTTCACCGATGAAGAGAAACGCAAGCTGCTCAAGTTTGTCACCAGTTGCTCGCGGCCTCCTCTCCTGGGCTTCAAG GAACTGTACCCAGCTTTCTGCATACATAACGGGGGGAATGACCTAGAGCGCCTGCCCACAGCTTCCACCTGTATGAACCTGCTTAAGCTGCCCGAGTTCTGCGACCAGCACCTGATGAGGAACAAGCTTCTGTACGCCATTGAGTCCTCCGCAGGCTTCGAGCTCAGCTGA